A region from the Pseudomonas promysalinigenes genome encodes:
- a CDS encoding FecR family protein, with protein MSDPQQTTATVSEAALQWLIRINEQPAVASSAPFKRWLLANPSHRQAYAQAQTLWQLCEAPAARLAALEQADLQHYLQAMAKPRDKGRWRRAGAALAAACLVLAISVAGGWRPTDWWLNLQADYSSDDALAQVTLADQSQVTLDAHSAIAVDFEQGERRVRLLQGAAFFQVTHTGQPFVVQAAGGEVRVLGTQFEVREQGQGAQVTVRNGRVAVVAKPGEASKVLTANQQLAYSNGLSGDIARVDSDSRLAWRQGWLSYYQVPLAQVVADLGRYYPGRIVVLNAELGQRRVSGSFPADQPLAALDSLAKLLGFERRTLLGRLTVIR; from the coding sequence ATGAGCGACCCGCAGCAGACCACCGCCACCGTGTCCGAGGCGGCCTTGCAGTGGCTGATCCGCATCAACGAGCAGCCCGCAGTAGCTAGCAGTGCGCCTTTCAAGCGCTGGTTGCTGGCCAATCCCAGCCATCGGCAGGCCTATGCACAAGCCCAAACGTTGTGGCAACTGTGCGAGGCGCCGGCGGCCCGCTTGGCCGCGCTGGAGCAGGCAGACTTGCAGCACTATTTGCAGGCCATGGCCAAGCCCCGCGACAAAGGCCGTTGGCGCCGTGCCGGTGCAGCGCTGGCCGCCGCTTGCCTGGTGCTGGCCATTAGTGTGGCCGGCGGCTGGCGGCCGACTGACTGGTGGCTGAACCTGCAGGCGGACTACAGCAGCGATGATGCGCTGGCCCAGGTAACCCTGGCGGACCAGTCACAGGTGACCTTGGACGCCCATAGCGCCATCGCCGTCGACTTTGAACAAGGCGAACGCCGTGTGCGCCTGCTGCAGGGCGCAGCGTTCTTCCAGGTGACCCATACCGGGCAACCCTTCGTGGTGCAGGCCGCAGGCGGTGAGGTGCGGGTGTTGGGTACGCAGTTCGAGGTGCGCGAGCAAGGGCAGGGCGCCCAGGTTACGGTGCGCAACGGGCGGGTGGCGGTGGTTGCCAAGCCAGGCGAGGCGAGCAAGGTGCTCACGGCCAATCAACAGTTGGCTTACAGCAACGGGCTAAGCGGTGATATCGCGCGCGTTGACAGTGATAGCCGGCTGGCCTGGCGCCAGGGCTGGTTGAGCTACTACCAGGTGCCGCTGGCCCAGGTGGTGGCTGACCTGGGCCGCTATTACCCTGGCCGCATCGTTGTGCTGAACGCTGAGTTGGGGCAGCGCAGGGTCAGCGGCAGCTTCCCTGCCGATCAACCACTGGCCGCCCTCGACTCGCTGGCCAAACTGCTGGGCTTCGAGCGCAGGACGTTGCTTGGCCGGCTAACCGTGATCCGCTGA
- a CDS encoding 2-hydroxyacid dehydrogenase, translated as MKKTVLAFSRITPAMAEHLQQDFNVIVPNPKLGDISAQFNEALPEAHGLIGAGRKLGRTQLEGAGKLEVVSSVSVGYDNYDLDYFNERGIALTNTPDVLTESTADLGFSLIMGCARRTAELDAWTKAGSWQATVAPTHFGSDVHGKTLGIVGLGNIGAAIARRGHFGFNMPILYAGNSRKPALEQALGAQYRSLDQLLAEADFVCLVVPLSDATRKLIGARELKLMKPSAFLINIARGPVVDEAALIEALQNGTLRGAGLDVYEQEPLSDSPLFKLPNALTLPHIGSATAETRQAMANRAMENLRAALLGERPRDLVNPQVWKG; from the coding sequence ATGAAAAAGACCGTACTGGCCTTCAGCCGCATCACGCCGGCCATGGCCGAGCACCTGCAGCAAGACTTCAATGTGATCGTGCCCAACCCCAAGCTCGGTGACATCAGCGCCCAGTTCAACGAAGCCCTGCCCGAAGCACACGGCCTGATCGGGGCCGGACGCAAGCTTGGCCGCACGCAGCTCGAAGGCGCGGGCAAGCTTGAGGTGGTGTCCAGTGTCTCGGTCGGCTACGACAATTATGACCTCGACTATTTCAACGAGCGCGGCATCGCCTTGACCAACACCCCCGACGTGCTCACCGAGAGCACCGCCGACCTGGGTTTCTCGTTGATCATGGGCTGCGCCCGGCGCACCGCCGAGCTCGATGCCTGGACCAAGGCGGGCAGTTGGCAGGCCACGGTTGCGCCAACCCACTTTGGTAGCGATGTGCATGGCAAGACCTTGGGCATCGTCGGCCTGGGCAACATCGGCGCCGCCATCGCCCGCCGCGGCCACTTCGGCTTCAACATGCCGATCCTATATGCCGGCAACAGCCGCAAACCTGCCTTGGAACAAGCGCTGGGTGCCCAGTACCGCAGCCTCGACCAGTTGCTGGCCGAAGCCGACTTCGTCTGCCTGGTGGTGCCGCTGTCCGATGCCACACGCAAGCTGATCGGCGCCCGCGAACTGAAGCTGATGAAGCCGAGCGCATTTCTGATCAACATCGCCCGAGGGCCGGTAGTAGACGAGGCGGCGCTGATTGAGGCACTGCAGAACGGCACCTTGCGTGGCGCTGGCCTGGATGTGTACGAACAAGAACCACTCAGCGACTCACCGCTGTTCAAGCTGCCCAATGCGCTGACCTTGCCGCATATCGGTTCGGCGACAGCCGAAACCCGACAGGCCATGGCCAACCGAGCAATGGAAAACCTGCGTGCCGCGTTGCTCGGTGAGCGGCCGCGGGATCTGGTGAACCCACAGGTGTGGAAGGGCTGA
- a CDS encoding TonB-dependent siderophore receptor: protein MNFTPRCVPLWLGLAACSATLAAPGLAAAEQLQLHGFAQPSQPLAQALNAFSRATGQSVVYTLELPNVQAPALNGSFSAEQALQQLLGGSGLTWRRLDARTLTLEPVASAAALNLQATTVTSQMDSYSYQPPASPSIMRGQGPSQDIPQAINVVPAQVIRDQAPRNLDDALANVSGITQGNNFGGTADTVMKRGFGDNRDGSIMRDGMPVVQGRSLNASTERVEVLKGPASLLYGIQDPGGVINVVSKRPQLQQYNALSVRGSTYGSGKNGSGGGLDSTGALGDSNFAYRLIVDHEDEDYWRNYGVHRESLVAPSLAWLGEDTQVVLAYEHREFTSPFDRGTAFGSNGHPLNIPATRRLDEPFNDMQGRSDLYRLEVDHQLADDWKLHFGYSFNRETYDASQVRIAGINEAKGTLTRSIDGTHNAMSRDQFATLSLNGTATLAGLQNDLMFGVDHEDRKIFRGDLIRQSARSTFSYLNPVYGQEVEGTTVRASDSDQTDKLRTDALFVQDALHLDEHWILVAGARYQQYDQYAGRGRPFKANTDTNGQAWVPHAGIVYKVDDQLSFYGSYSESFKPNSSIAPLTGGVVLDSSVAPEEGKSWELGAKLDMPGSLTGTLALFDITKRNVLVSNFDSASGETLYSNAGEVNSRGVELDLTGQLSERWSLIGSYAYTDAKVTKDPDIEGNRLQNVARHSGSLSAVYDFGSLIGGDRLRFGAGARYVGERPGNSTNTFDLPSYTVADAFATYETKLDEHNVRLQLNVKNLFDKVYYSSAVNQYFVALGDARQVSVSSTFEF from the coding sequence ATGAACTTCACCCCTCGTTGCGTTCCCCTCTGGCTTGGCCTTGCAGCGTGCTCGGCCACCCTTGCTGCTCCTGGCCTGGCAGCTGCCGAACAACTCCAGTTGCATGGCTTCGCTCAGCCCAGCCAACCCCTGGCTCAAGCCTTGAATGCCTTCAGCCGTGCCACCGGGCAAAGCGTGGTCTACACCCTTGAGCTGCCCAATGTTCAGGCTCCGGCGCTCAACGGCTCGTTCAGCGCCGAGCAGGCCTTGCAACAGCTATTGGGCGGCAGCGGGCTGACCTGGCGCCGCCTCGACGCCCGCACCTTGACGCTCGAACCTGTGGCCAGCGCTGCCGCCCTCAACTTGCAAGCCACCACGGTGACTTCGCAGATGGACAGCTACAGCTATCAGCCGCCGGCCAGCCCATCGATCATGCGCGGCCAAGGGCCGTCCCAGGATATCCCCCAGGCGATCAATGTAGTGCCCGCGCAGGTCATTCGCGACCAGGCACCGCGCAATTTGGACGATGCGCTGGCCAACGTCAGCGGTATCACCCAGGGCAACAACTTCGGGGGCACTGCCGACACCGTGATGAAGCGCGGTTTCGGCGACAACCGTGATGGCTCGATCATGCGCGACGGCATGCCGGTGGTGCAGGGCCGCAGCCTCAATGCCAGCACCGAGCGGGTAGAAGTGCTCAAGGGCCCAGCTTCCTTGCTGTACGGCATACAAGACCCTGGCGGGGTCATCAACGTGGTCAGCAAACGCCCGCAACTGCAGCAATACAACGCGTTGAGCGTGCGTGGCTCGACCTACGGCAGCGGCAAGAACGGCAGCGGCGGTGGCCTGGACAGCACCGGTGCGCTAGGCGACAGCAACTTCGCCTATCGGCTGATCGTCGATCACGAGGACGAGGACTACTGGCGTAACTATGGCGTGCACCGCGAGTCGCTGGTGGCGCCGTCGCTGGCCTGGCTCGGTGAAGATACCCAAGTGGTGCTGGCTTACGAGCACCGCGAGTTCACCTCCCCGTTCGACCGCGGCACGGCATTCGGCAGCAACGGCCACCCCTTGAACATACCCGCTACCCGGCGGCTGGACGAGCCATTCAACGACATGCAAGGGAGGTCCGACCTCTATCGCTTGGAAGTCGACCATCAGCTGGCCGATGACTGGAAGCTGCATTTCGGTTACAGCTTCAACCGCGAGACCTACGATGCCAGCCAGGTTCGCATTGCTGGCATCAACGAAGCCAAGGGCACGCTGACCCGCAGTATCGATGGCACGCACAACGCCATGAGCCGCGACCAGTTCGCCACCCTGAGCCTCAATGGCACGGCCACCTTGGCCGGCCTGCAGAACGACCTGATGTTCGGCGTCGACCACGAGGACCGCAAAATCTTTCGCGGCGACCTGATCCGCCAGAGCGCCAGGTCCACGTTCAGCTACCTGAACCCGGTATATGGCCAGGAAGTGGAGGGCACCACGGTGCGTGCCAGCGATAGCGACCAGACCGACAAGCTGCGCACCGACGCGTTGTTCGTGCAGGACGCGCTGCACTTGGACGAGCACTGGATTCTGGTCGCCGGGGCGCGCTATCAGCAATACGACCAGTACGCCGGCCGCGGCCGCCCGTTCAAGGCCAACACCGACACCAATGGCCAGGCTTGGGTACCCCATGCCGGCATCGTCTACAAGGTCGACGACCAGCTGTCGTTCTATGGCAGCTACAGCGAGTCGTTCAAGCCCAACTCCAGCATCGCCCCGCTGACTGGCGGCGTGGTACTGGATTCGTCGGTGGCACCGGAAGAGGGCAAGTCCTGGGAGCTGGGTGCCAAGCTCGACATGCCCGGCAGCCTGACCGGCACATTGGCACTGTTCGATATCACCAAGCGCAACGTGCTGGTTTCCAACTTCGACAGTGCCAGCGGCGAGACGCTTTACAGCAACGCTGGCGAAGTCAACTCGCGGGGTGTCGAACTCGACCTCACCGGCCAGCTCAGCGAGCGCTGGAGCCTGATCGGCAGCTACGCGTACACCGACGCCAAGGTCACCAAGGACCCGGACATCGAAGGGAACCGCCTGCAGAACGTGGCCCGCCACAGCGGTTCGTTGTCGGCGGTGTATGACTTTGGCAGCCTGATTGGTGGCGATCGCCTGCGTTTTGGGGCCGGGGCGCGGTATGTCGGTGAGCGGCCAGGCAACTCGACCAACACCTTCGACCTGCCCAGCTATACCGTGGCCGATGCGTTCGCCACTTACGAGACCAAGCTGGACGAACACAACGTTCGCCTGCAACTGAACGTGAAGAACCTTTTCGACAAGGTGTATTACAGCTCAGCGGTGAACCAGTACTTCGTCGCCCTCGGTGATGCGCGACAGGTGAGCGTGTCCAGCACCTTCGAATTCTGA
- a CDS encoding helix-turn-helix domain-containing protein produces the protein MTPLSQLQVFNAMHASPNARLELSAHLGDGLAAALWSNRDDARDYQAPSHHTLSCYIADGTGTFRRQRPADKGAPDKLCIMPAGHESNWVVNGAIRLAHLYISEAQFALGCVRLLDREPRELQLQEATFLDDPQQSLRFRHLITLAWDEPAERLLASSLAHDIVDHAVLSQVGLRRGLRLKGGLAPSLRRQLVDYIEAHLEQPITLGELALRSNLSEYHFARMFRTSFGLPPHQYLLARRLHRACQLLRLGDLPLGQVALLCGFASASHFSNRFRQAMGASPGEYRCAVRG, from the coding sequence ATGACACCACTGAGCCAACTGCAAGTGTTCAACGCCATGCACGCCTCGCCCAACGCCCGGCTGGAGCTGAGCGCGCACCTGGGCGATGGGCTGGCGGCGGCGTTGTGGAGCAACCGCGACGACGCACGCGACTATCAGGCACCGAGCCATCACACCCTGTCATGCTACATCGCCGATGGCACCGGCACCTTCCGTCGCCAGCGCCCTGCCGACAAGGGTGCGCCGGACAAACTGTGCATCATGCCGGCCGGGCACGAGTCCAACTGGGTCGTCAACGGCGCCATCCGCCTGGCGCACCTGTATATCAGCGAGGCGCAGTTCGCCTTGGGCTGCGTGCGCCTGCTCGACCGCGAACCACGGGAACTGCAACTGCAGGAGGCGACCTTCCTCGATGACCCCCAGCAATCGCTGCGTTTTCGCCATTTGATCACCCTGGCTTGGGATGAGCCGGCCGAGCGTCTGCTAGCCAGCAGCCTGGCCCATGACATCGTCGATCATGCCGTGCTCAGCCAGGTTGGCCTGCGCCGCGGGTTACGGCTCAAAGGCGGGTTGGCACCTAGCCTGCGTCGGCAACTGGTGGACTATATCGAGGCGCACCTGGAGCAACCGATCACCCTGGGCGAACTGGCCCTGCGCAGTAACTTGTCCGAATACCACTTTGCGCGAATGTTCCGCACAAGTTTCGGCCTGCCGCCGCATCAGTACCTGCTGGCGCGGCGACTGCATCGCGCTTGCCAGCTACTGCGCCTGGGCGACTTGCCATTGGGTCAGGTGGCGCTGTTGTGCGGGTTCGCCAGCGCCAGCCATTTCAGCAACCGCTTCCGCCAGGCCATGGGCGCCTCCCCTGGCGAGTACCGCTGCGCCGTCCGTGGCTGA
- a CDS encoding FUSC family protein, whose translation MSMLSLPMRWLQRLEWRRGFFAWVRTDGVTWVYIFKVLAAAFITLWLAMRLELPQPRTAMITVFIVMQPQSGHVFAKSFYRVLGTLAGSVMMVALIALFPQNTELFLPSLAVWVGLCSAGAMRYRTFRAYGFVLAGYTAVMIGLPVLQHPDQAFMAAVWRALEIALGIMVSTLVSAAILPQSASAAMRNALYQRFGVFAAVVVQALRGDSQREWFESSNVRFVAEAVGLESLRNVTAFEDPHMRRRSGRLVRMNSEFMAITTRFNALHRLLERLRARGPLQIVGAIEPGLETLGQLLQPYVGRALTDADALRLTLELAAYKEGLQAQVRSLRADYLATGPSEADLLDFHTAFELLYRFVDEMYSYAQTHASLAAHRHEREQWDEPYVAQTSWLVSLAAGVRASAVLLLLGSYWLLSDWPSGAMMSLVATVTVCLSAASPNPKRMSFQMACGTAVGAFVGFFETFFVFPWIDGFPLLCMVLAPVFVLGAFLSSRPAYAGYGIGLLVFFSIGSVPNNLTAFDPYGFINDYIGMVIGMFVCAAAGAIILPPNSRWLWSRLEQALREQVLFAISGRLRGIGSAFESRTRDLLHQAYGLAAGKPQVQSQLMGWMFTVLEIGHAIIELRKEQALAPIHPAYAESQPWRQAIRVMGRALARLFLQPNASNHERALVAVDHAIARVQATDEPFARHFDTSVLRRAQSYLHFIRSSLLDPQSPLAPAKGTPHAP comes from the coding sequence ATGAGCATGTTGAGTCTGCCAATGCGCTGGCTGCAGCGCCTGGAGTGGCGCCGGGGCTTTTTTGCCTGGGTGCGCACCGATGGGGTCACCTGGGTCTACATCTTCAAGGTGCTGGCGGCGGCTTTCATCACCTTGTGGCTGGCGATGCGCCTGGAGTTGCCGCAACCACGCACGGCAATGATCACCGTGTTCATCGTCATGCAGCCACAGAGTGGCCATGTGTTCGCCAAAAGCTTCTACCGGGTACTGGGGACTCTGGCCGGGTCAGTGATGATGGTCGCCTTGATCGCCCTGTTCCCGCAGAACACCGAGCTTTTCTTGCCGAGCCTGGCCGTGTGGGTGGGGTTGTGCTCCGCTGGCGCCATGCGCTACCGCACCTTTCGTGCCTATGGCTTCGTGCTCGCCGGCTACACCGCAGTGATGATCGGCCTGCCTGTGCTACAGCATCCGGACCAGGCGTTCATGGCGGCGGTTTGGCGAGCGTTGGAAATCGCCCTGGGCATCATGGTGTCGACCTTGGTTAGCGCTGCGATCTTGCCGCAATCGGCCAGCGCTGCCATGCGCAACGCGTTGTACCAGCGCTTTGGCGTGTTTGCCGCCGTCGTGGTGCAAGCCTTGCGCGGCGACAGCCAGCGTGAGTGGTTCGAAAGCAGCAACGTGCGCTTCGTCGCCGAAGCGGTGGGGCTGGAGAGCCTGCGCAATGTCACCGCCTTTGAAGATCCGCACATGCGTCGGCGCTCGGGCCGATTGGTGCGTATGAACAGCGAGTTCATGGCCATCACCACGCGCTTCAACGCTTTACATCGCCTGTTGGAACGCTTGCGCGCCCGTGGGCCGCTGCAGATCGTCGGCGCCATCGAACCGGGCCTGGAAACCTTGGGGCAGTTGCTACAGCCGTATGTGGGCCGAGCCCTGACCGATGCCGATGCGCTACGCCTGACGCTGGAGCTGGCAGCCTACAAGGAAGGCCTGCAGGCACAGGTACGTAGCCTACGCGCCGATTACCTGGCAACCGGCCCCAGCGAAGCCGACCTGCTCGATTTCCACACGGCATTCGAGCTGCTTTATCGCTTTGTCGACGAGATGTATAGCTACGCCCAAACCCATGCCTCGCTGGCCGCGCACAGGCACGAGCGCGAGCAGTGGGACGAGCCCTATGTGGCGCAGACCAGTTGGCTGGTATCGCTGGCTGCCGGTGTGCGGGCCTCGGCGGTATTGTTGCTGCTGGGCAGCTACTGGCTGCTGAGCGACTGGCCCAGCGGCGCCATGATGTCCCTGGTGGCCACAGTGACCGTGTGCCTGTCGGCGGCTTCGCCGAACCCCAAGCGCATGTCGTTCCAGATGGCCTGTGGTACGGCGGTCGGTGCCTTCGTCGGCTTTTTCGAAACGTTTTTCGTGTTCCCCTGGATCGACGGCTTCCCCCTGCTATGCATGGTGCTGGCGCCGGTTTTCGTATTGGGTGCGTTTCTCTCATCGCGGCCGGCGTATGCAGGTTACGGCATCGGCCTGCTGGTGTTCTTCTCCATAGGCTCTGTGCCGAACAACCTGACCGCTTTTGACCCCTATGGCTTCATCAATGACTACATAGGCATGGTCATCGGCATGTTCGTTTGCGCCGCGGCGGGTGCGATCATTCTGCCGCCCAACAGCCGCTGGTTGTGGAGTCGCCTGGAGCAGGCGTTGCGCGAGCAGGTGCTGTTCGCCATCAGCGGGCGCCTGCGCGGCATAGGCTCGGCCTTCGAGAGCCGCACCCGCGACCTGTTGCACCAGGCGTATGGCCTGGCGGCCGGCAAGCCGCAGGTGCAGAGCCAATTGATGGGCTGGATGTTCACGGTGCTCGAGATCGGCCATGCCATCATCGAACTGCGCAAGGAGCAGGCCCTCGCGCCGATCCACCCGGCCTACGCCGAGTCGCAGCCTTGGCGCCAGGCGATCCGTGTCATGGGCCGTGCCTTGGCGCGCTTGTTCTTGCAGCCCAACGCCAGCAACCACGAGCGGGCATTGGTCGCGGTAGACCACGCCATTGCGCGCGTGCAGGCCACCGACGAGCCGTTCGCCCGGCATTTCGACACCTCGGTGCTGCGCCGCGCGCAAAGCTACCTGCACTTCATCCGGTCCTCTTTGTTGGACCCACAGTCGCCATTGGCACCTGCCAAAGGAACACCTCATGCCCCGTGA
- a CDS encoding DMT family transporter encodes MNLSLYLLTVLIWGTTWIALKLQLGVVAIPVSIVYRFALAGVILFVILLFTRRLQPMGRRGHAICLAQGVCLFCVNFMCFLTASQWVASGLIAVVFSTATLWNALNARLFFGQKIASNVIGGGALGLLGLGLLFWPELSHHQASRETFYGLGLALLGTLCFSAGNMLSSLQQKAGLKPMTTNAWGMVYGASLLAVYCLARGIPFAMQWDARYVGSLLYLVIPGSVIGFTAYLTLVGRMGPERAAYCTVLFPLVALNVSAFAEGYQWTTPALFGLLAVMAGNVLVFRKARATVHMPARCLTRGAER; translated from the coding sequence ATGAACCTGTCCCTCTACCTGCTGACCGTGCTGATCTGGGGCACCACCTGGATCGCCTTGAAGCTGCAATTGGGCGTGGTCGCCATCCCGGTGTCGATCGTCTACCGCTTCGCCCTGGCCGGCGTGATCCTGTTCGTCATCCTCCTGTTCACCCGCCGGCTGCAACCGATGGGCCGGCGCGGCCACGCTATCTGCCTCGCGCAGGGCGTGTGCCTGTTCTGCGTCAACTTCATGTGCTTTCTCACGGCCAGCCAGTGGGTTGCCAGTGGCTTGATCGCCGTGGTGTTCTCGACCGCCACCTTGTGGAATGCCCTGAATGCCCGGCTATTCTTCGGCCAGAAGATCGCCAGCAACGTGATCGGTGGTGGTGCGCTGGGTTTACTGGGGTTGGGCCTGCTGTTCTGGCCCGAGCTTTCCCACCACCAGGCCAGCCGCGAAACCTTCTACGGGCTGGGCCTGGCCCTGCTGGGCACGCTGTGCTTCTCGGCCGGTAACATGCTTTCGAGCCTGCAGCAGAAGGCCGGGCTCAAACCCATGACCACCAACGCCTGGGGTATGGTGTACGGCGCCTCGCTGCTGGCGGTGTACTGCCTGGCCAGGGGCATCCCCTTCGCCATGCAATGGGATGCTCGCTATGTCGGCTCGCTGCTGTACCTGGTCATCCCCGGCTCGGTGATCGGCTTCACCGCCTACCTTACCTTGGTCGGGCGCATGGGGCCGGAGCGGGCAGCCTATTGCACTGTGCTGTTCCCGCTGGTTGCACTGAACGTGTCGGCCTTCGCCGAGGGCTATCAGTGGACAACCCCAGCACTGTTTGGGCTGCTGGCGGTGATGGCCGGGAATGTGCTGGTGTTTCGCAAAGCCAGGGCTACTGTGCACATGCCCGCTCGGTGCCTCACAAGGGGAGCAGAACGTTGA
- a CDS encoding LysR family transcriptional regulator yields the protein MDTLQNMRAFSCVAQLGSFTAAAAQLDTTTANVSRAVSNLEAHLQTRLLNRTTRRIALTEAGKRYLMRCEQILTYVEEAEAEASDAHARPAGQLKVHSMTGVGQHFVVDAIARYRESHPDVTFDLTMANRVPDLLDEGYDVSIVLATELPDSGFVSQRLGITYSIVCASPDYVAKHGFAHKPADLLKHACLRMVSPVIPLEKWLFDGPEGQELVNITSSPFQVNSADAMKTAIRSGMGMGVLPIYSAIDGLRDGSLVRVMPEYRLQELNLYAIYPSRQYLDAKIKTWVEYLRNSLPEILAAHEADLKTHELLIAN from the coding sequence ATGGACACCCTGCAAAACATGCGTGCTTTCAGTTGCGTAGCCCAGTTGGGCAGCTTCACGGCTGCTGCGGCGCAACTGGATACGACCACCGCGAACGTGTCGCGGGCGGTCTCCAACCTGGAAGCCCATCTGCAAACCCGTCTGCTTAACCGCACCACGCGGCGCATCGCCCTGACCGAGGCGGGCAAGCGATACCTGATGCGCTGCGAACAGATCCTCACCTACGTCGAAGAAGCCGAAGCCGAAGCCAGTGACGCCCATGCCCGGCCTGCCGGGCAACTGAAAGTGCATTCGATGACCGGTGTCGGTCAGCACTTCGTGGTCGATGCCATCGCCCGCTACCGTGAATCGCACCCGGACGTGACGTTCGACCTGACCATGGCCAACCGCGTGCCCGATCTGCTCGACGAGGGCTATGACGTGTCGATCGTGCTGGCCACCGAACTGCCGGACTCAGGCTTCGTTTCGCAGCGCCTGGGCATCACTTACAGCATCGTCTGCGCCTCACCCGACTACGTGGCCAAGCACGGCTTTGCGCACAAGCCGGCCGACCTGCTCAAGCACGCCTGCCTGCGCATGGTCAGCCCGGTGATCCCGCTGGAGAAATGGCTGTTCGACGGCCCGGAAGGCCAGGAACTGGTGAACATCACCAGCTCGCCGTTCCAGGTCAACTCGGCGGATGCGATGAAAACCGCGATCCGCAGCGGCATGGGCATGGGCGTGCTGCCGATCTACTCGGCAATCGACGGCCTGCGCGATGGCAGCCTGGTGCGGGTGATGCCTGAGTACCGTTTGCAAGAGCTGAACCTGTATGCCATCTACCCGTCGCGTCAGTACCTGGATGCCAAGATCAAGACATGGGTCGAATACCTGCGCAACTCGCTACCAGAAATTCTCGCAGCCCATGAAGCTGACCTGAAAACCCATGAACTGCTGATCGCCAACTAA
- a CDS encoding efflux transporter outer membrane subunit: protein MPRRIIRTLHVFSACALSITLSGCIGTWGIAPHSEPLQANTLTTDAAIGQAASDAHWPEQRWWQAYADPQLDRWIDLALAGSPSLAMAAARVREAKAMAGVVEAAEKLQANGQATLKRHNWPEDQFYGPGALSGANTWDNNAAIGLSYALDLWGRERNASEQALDQAHMSVAQARQAQLELQNNIVKAYIQLSLQFARRDIVKAELQQQEQILALAERRLDGGIGTHFEVSQAQAPLPETHRQLDSLDEEIALTRNQLAALAGKGPGEGAQLQRPTLALAAPLKLPSKLPAELVGQRPDVVASRWQVAAQARGIDVAHAAFFPNVDLVGSLGFMATGGGPLAFLTGRKFNYSVGPAISLPVFDGGRLRSQLGVASAGYDVAVARYNQTVIGALKNISDQLIRRESMKQQAHLAAESVAAAQKTYDIAMVAFQRGLTDYLNVLNAQTLLLRQQQVQQQVQAARLIAHADLVTALGGGLQAGQDVPTQERQIAPKTPATLAIFAPQADHAE, encoded by the coding sequence GTGCCGCGTCGCATCATCAGAACGCTCCACGTGTTCAGTGCCTGTGCCCTTAGCATTACCTTGAGCGGCTGTATCGGAACCTGGGGCATCGCCCCGCACAGCGAGCCTCTACAAGCCAATACCCTGACTACAGACGCCGCCATTGGCCAAGCTGCCAGTGATGCGCACTGGCCTGAGCAGCGCTGGTGGCAGGCTTACGCAGACCCGCAGCTGGATCGCTGGATCGACCTCGCCCTGGCCGGCAGCCCGAGCCTGGCCATGGCGGCGGCCCGTGTGCGTGAAGCCAAGGCCATGGCTGGGGTGGTGGAAGCGGCAGAAAAGCTTCAGGCCAATGGCCAGGCCACACTCAAGCGCCACAACTGGCCTGAAGATCAGTTCTACGGCCCAGGCGCGCTGTCGGGTGCCAACACCTGGGACAACAACGCCGCCATTGGGTTGAGCTATGCCCTGGACCTGTGGGGCCGTGAGCGCAATGCTAGCGAGCAGGCTTTGGACCAAGCCCACATGAGCGTGGCGCAGGCCCGCCAGGCCCAGCTCGAACTGCAGAACAACATCGTCAAGGCCTACATACAATTGAGCCTGCAGTTTGCCCGGCGCGATATCGTCAAGGCTGAACTCCAGCAACAGGAGCAGATTCTGGCCTTGGCCGAGCGGCGCCTGGACGGCGGCATTGGCACCCATTTCGAAGTCAGCCAGGCCCAAGCGCCGCTGCCCGAAACCCATCGCCAGCTCGATAGCCTGGACGAGGAGATCGCCCTGACCCGCAACCAGTTGGCGGCATTGGCCGGGAAAGGCCCAGGGGAGGGGGCGCAGTTGCAGCGGCCCACTTTGGCCCTCGCGGCACCGCTGAAACTGCCTTCTAAGCTGCCGGCCGAGTTGGTCGGTCAGCGCCCGGATGTAGTCGCCAGCCGCTGGCAGGTCGCGGCCCAGGCACGTGGCATCGATGTCGCCCACGCTGCTTTTTTCCCCAACGTCGACCTGGTGGGCAGCCTGGGCTTCATGGCCACAGGGGGTGGCCCGCTGGCGTTTCTGACCGGCCGCAAATTCAATTACAGCGTCGGCCCTGCGATCAGCCTGCCGGTCTTCGATGGTGGCCGCTTGCGTTCGCAACTGGGCGTTGCCTCGGCGGGGTATGACGTGGCCGTGGCGCGCTACAACCAGACAGTGATCGGCGCACTGAAGAACATCTCTGACCAGCTGATCCGCCGGGAGTCGATGAAGCAGCAGGCCCATTTGGCCGCCGAGTCGGTGGCGGCTGCGCAAAAAACCTACGACATCGCCATGGTGGCCTTCCAGCGGGGCCTGACCGACTACCTCAATGTGCTCAATGCACAGACCTTGCTGTTGCGCCAACAGCAGGTGCAGCAGCAGGTGCAGGCCGCCCGCCTGATCGCCCATGCCGACCTGGTCACCGCCCTGGGCGGCGGTTTGCAGGCGGGCCAGGATGTGCCCACGCAAGAGCGCCAAATAGCGCCGAAAACCCCGGCCACCCTGGCGATTTTCGCCCCGCAGGCGGACCACGCCGAATGA